TGGTTCGGAAAGGTATTCGAGCGCTTCTATCTCCGAAAATATATGATCCGGCTCCTGCAGGAAAGGAACGATATCATTAAGGATTATGCAGAGAGTGAGAAATGGAGGGTGATCCTTGATTAAAGAAAAAGTAATGGCATGACAGACAACAACAAACCCAGCCTGGAAGTATGTTTATCTCCGGCGTTGTTACATTTATTTGATGTAAAAAGCAGTATTGTAGTTATCATCGACGTACTCCGTGCTACGTCTACAATTTGCACCGCCTTGTACAACGGTGCTTCCCGGGTGATACCGGTTGCCAGTGTGGAAGAATGTGTGAACATCGGCAAAGCTGTAGGCGGGATCACTGCCGGAGAAAGGGATGGCAAAATAGCGGATGGACTGGTACATGGCAACTCCCCTTTTGAATATCCCAGGGAGTTTATCGAAAACAAGACACTGGTGCTGACTACGACCAACGGCACCAAACTATTGCACATGGCAAAGGATGCCATACAAATCGTTACGGGTTCTTTTCCCAATATCAGTGCTGTTTGCGATTACCTGATTGCACAGCAGCAGCCCGTGATTCTGGGCTGTGCTGCCTGGAAAGACCGCACAAATATGGAAGATACATTGTTTGCCGGTGCTGTGGTAAGCCGTATCAAGGAGCATTTCAACGTGAACTGCGACTCGGCGATAGCTGCGGCAACATTATATGATGCGGCTAAACACGATATTTATACATTCATGAAACAGGCCTCTCACTACCAGCGTTTATCGAAGTATGGCCTTGAGAAAGATATCCATTATTGCCTGACACCGGATGGCGCTAACGTGCTGCCCATATTCAGGAATGGAGAACTGGTAGCCGAAGGCGTATAAAGCTGTTATTATGACGCACTTCCTCTGCACTACCTGCGGGGTGCAATATGATGCCACCACTGAGGTGCCGGCAGGTTGTCCGATTTGTGAAGACGACCGCCAGTACGTAAACCCTAATGGACAAAGCTGGACAACCCTGGAACAGCTGAAAAAAACGCACCGGAATATCATAGAACTGGTGGCACCAGGGCTTTACGCCATTTACACCACACCGGAATTTGCAATCGGGCAGCGGGCTCATTTACTGGTTACCCCATCGGGGAATATCCTCTGGGATTGTGTGGCTAACCTCGACGCCTCTACGATAAACCTGATCAACCATCTCGGCGGAATAAAGGCTATCGCTATTTCGCATCCACATTATTTTTCCACCATCGTAGCATGGAGCCACGCTTTCGGCAAGGTGCCGGTGTATGTACACCAGCTGGACGCATCGTGGCTGCAACACCATGATGAAGTGATTCATTTGTGGAATGGCCAGGAGTTGCCTCTTTGGGATAGCATAAAACTCGTACTCTGTGGCGGGCATTTCCCTGGTGGAAATGTGCTGTATACCCCGGAAGGTAAAGGGATGCTGCTGGTGGGAGATGTGATCCAGGTATCATCCGACCGGAAAACAGTATCGATCATGTACAGTTATCCAAACAACATCCCATTGCCGGCCAGCGAGATTGACCAGGTACACGCTGCATTAAAACCATTGCAGTATGATGCGATGTATGGCGCTTTTGGAAAATATATCCGCACCGGTGCGCGTGAGGCGGTAGATTTTTCTCTGGAAAGATATAAAGCGCACATTCGGTAAATGATTGATAAACAATCGTCTATGGGTGGTGGAAAATAAGTTGAAGCATCACCGCAGTTGGCCTGGCTGCAGGAACCGCGGTTAATGACTTGTTAACCGGTTTGCCGCGGGTTATTAGAAATTTTCTGCTTACTTTTGTGGATTGCCTTTTTATCAGCTTGATGTTTTTTTAACCCTTTTTTGCTGATAAGGAAAAGCAGGCAATAACGTTTAGTATGTCGCTGCCCCATTTGCTAAAATATGTTTACAACAACGGCACTGATGAAGTGATCCGCAGGGGGAAGCGTATATTTTCCACCGGGGGTGTTGAACTGATTGAGGCAGACCCGGTATTGAAAACAGCGACCTTCCGCGTAAAGAGCGACACACATGCCAATTATTACCGTGTTTCCATCAATAAGTATGGAGAAACCAGCGGTATGTCGATCCGCTGCCAGTGCCCATATAACCTCGGGGATATATGCCGGCACGAAGCTGCTGCCTTGTTCCAGCTCCAGGAAATGCTGGATAAAAACCAGTTTGAAAGTTTCGACTCTCAGTTCGACCAGCAGCATACGCTGGTGAAAATGAAGTCTATCGATATTAAAACCATCAAGCTGCTCACCTCCGCTTCTATCCTGGCCCAGGCTGAGGAAATAGCTAAAAAGTCGCCGGCAAAAATCAACGCTGCCAAAGATGAAAAAGTGGAAGCAGTGCTTACGTTGGATGGTAAAGAGTTTCCGCTGATCATACAACGGAATGAGGAACGTTTTTTTGATACACATTGCACCTGCGATGAAACGGAGCATGCCCTTTGTGTGCATAAAGCCGCGTTGTTCCTGCAGCTGCTGCAAAAGAACGGACCATTTTATTTCGATACCCTTCGCAACTGGGACAAGGAAAAAAATAAGTTGTTATCGTTATATGGTTATTCCCTGACGGACGACCTCGATGGAAAGTTTGCCTTTTCCTATATGGATGGCAAGCCATTCCTGCGGGTGCTGGACCCCTCCATCAAAAGAGTGGATGGTGCTGCTTCCAGCCGTCAGCAGGTAACCGCTACTCCTCCGCCGGAGGAAACCCTTACCATCAGCCAGCGGCTGGCAGCGGTGTTCAATGCCAACGAAACCCTTTATCCTTATTTTAAAATAGACCTGGTAAGCGGCGAAGTGAATGAGGAGCAAACCGCTTTTGTATCACTGGCCAGCAAACTGGATCTTTCTAAATACATCGACTTTTACCAGTACAAAGAGAAAGACCGGGAACTGATTGCACCTGTACGCAAACTGCAGGGGAATGAAGTGAGCAAGTTCCTGAGTAAGAACTCGCCTTTTGCCGGTATCTGGGAGAATATTACGCATGAAAATGCGGAAGAACTGCCTACCGAAACGAAAGAGCTGATGCTGGAATACCTGCATCCAAAGCTGGCAAAACTATTCCCGCAACTGGCCGAACACGGGCTGGTATTTGAACTGCCCGACCGGCAGGCCTTCAAGACTAAGAACTTACAGCTGCTGCGGATTGGTGCAGAACGACTGAAACTGATCATCAAAACACATACTGGTGATACACATGTGGAGATCAGCTGTTTTGTTTCCATCGAAGGAGAGGAAGTGAATGTAGCGAACAACCAGTGGGGCAGCCCCCTGCTGTTCCTTTACAAACAGGTGATCTATCTGTTTGAAAGTCCGCAGGATGCCCTGCATGTGGAGCTCTTCCGGCAAAATGGTCAACTCCGCATTCCAAATAACGAATGGCCGGTATACCTGAAAGATTACCTGCTGCCGCTAAGCCGTCAGTATGATATTCAGTTCGATAAAGGCCTGCTTGCAGAAGTAAAGGATACGTTACCCGAGCCGAGGGTGTTCCTCAAAGAGCTGGGCGAAACATTTATCATTCAGCCGGGATTTGCCTACAGAGGCCAGGAAGTGGAATGGAACGATGAGAGCAGGATTACGGTGCAGGAAGGCAACAAGGTAATGATCATCCATCGGAACAAAGAGGAAGAAGAGGCGTTTGTAAATAAGTTACGTACCCTGCATACGAATTTCGCGCAGCATGATAACCACAACTATTTTTATCTGCGTGCGAAGGATGCACTGAAGAATAACTGGTTTTTCCTGTTCTTTGATGCCCTGAAGGAAATGAATGTGAGGGTATTCGGTTTCGATTCCCTGCGGAATTTCAAATTCAGTTCGCATAAACCAGTCACTAATCTGCAAATCAGTTCCGGCATCGACTGGTTTGATGCGCAGATTGAAGTATTGTACGGCGATCAGAAAGTAAGTATCAAGGATATCAAGAGTGCGCTGGCCAACAAGCAAAACTACGTACAGCTGGCCGATGGCTCGCTGGGCCTGTTGCCGGAAGAATGGCTGCGCAAGTATTCGCTCCTGTTCAAGGTAGGAGAAGAAAAAGACAAAGGGCTGAAGCTCAGCAAATACAACTTCAGCGTTATCGATGAATTATATGAGTTCAT
The genomic region above belongs to Chitinophaga sp. 180180018-3 and contains:
- a CDS encoding MBL fold metallo-hydrolase, which produces MTHFLCTTCGVQYDATTEVPAGCPICEDDRQYVNPNGQSWTTLEQLKKTHRNIIELVAPGLYAIYTTPEFAIGQRAHLLVTPSGNILWDCVANLDASTINLINHLGGIKAIAISHPHYFSTIVAWSHAFGKVPVYVHQLDASWLQHHDEVIHLWNGQELPLWDSIKLVLCGGHFPGGNVLYTPEGKGMLLVGDVIQVSSDRKTVSIMYSYPNNIPLPASEIDQVHAALKPLQYDAMYGAFGKYIRTGAREAVDFSLERYKAHIR
- a CDS encoding 2-phosphosulfolactate phosphatase translates to MTDNNKPSLEVCLSPALLHLFDVKSSIVVIIDVLRATSTICTALYNGASRVIPVASVEECVNIGKAVGGITAGERDGKIADGLVHGNSPFEYPREFIENKTLVLTTTNGTKLLHMAKDAIQIVTGSFPNISAVCDYLIAQQQPVILGCAAWKDRTNMEDTLFAGAVVSRIKEHFNVNCDSAIAAATLYDAAKHDIYTFMKQASHYQRLSKYGLEKDIHYCLTPDGANVLPIFRNGELVAEGV
- a CDS encoding SNF2-related protein — its product is MSLPHLLKYVYNNGTDEVIRRGKRIFSTGGVELIEADPVLKTATFRVKSDTHANYYRVSINKYGETSGMSIRCQCPYNLGDICRHEAAALFQLQEMLDKNQFESFDSQFDQQHTLVKMKSIDIKTIKLLTSASILAQAEEIAKKSPAKINAAKDEKVEAVLTLDGKEFPLIIQRNEERFFDTHCTCDETEHALCVHKAALFLQLLQKNGPFYFDTLRNWDKEKNKLLSLYGYSLTDDLDGKFAFSYMDGKPFLRVLDPSIKRVDGAASSRQQVTATPPPEETLTISQRLAAVFNANETLYPYFKIDLVSGEVNEEQTAFVSLASKLDLSKYIDFYQYKEKDRELIAPVRKLQGNEVSKFLSKNSPFAGIWENITHENAEELPTETKELMLEYLHPKLAKLFPQLAEHGLVFELPDRQAFKTKNLQLLRIGAERLKLIIKTHTGDTHVEISCFVSIEGEEVNVANNQWGSPLLFLYKQVIYLFESPQDALHVELFRQNGQLRIPNNEWPVYLKDYLLPLSRQYDIQFDKGLLAEVKDTLPEPRVFLKELGETFIIQPGFAYRGQEVEWNDESRITVQEGNKVMIIHRNKEEEEAFVNKLRTLHTNFAQHDNHNYFYLRAKDALKNNWFFLFFDALKEMNVRVFGFDSLRNFKFSSHKPVTNLQISSGIDWFDAQIEVLYGDQKVSIKDIKSALANKQNYVQLADGSLGLLPEEWLRKYSLLFKVGEEKDKGLKLSKYNFSVIDELYEFIDDEAVVLELEQKRRKLLQFDEIRNIALPNNLQATLRPYQESGFQWLNYLDDIKWGGILADDMGLGKTIQALTFLQYYKNKNADRTLALIVCPTTLIYNWENEIKKFTPDIRHHIHHGPARLKASEELMKYDAIITTYGTLRSDIQLLMKLDFDYVILDESQAIKNPQSKVTKAAQLLQTKNRLALSGTPMQNNTFDIYAQMNFLNPGMLGSVDFFRNEFATPIDKFQDEERKEHLRKLIYPFILRRTKEQVAKDLPEKIETVIFCEMDAEQRHIYDAYRNTYRSKILGVIEDQGMERSQLTILQGLMKLRQICDSPAILNDTEQYPNHSVKLHELTREITENIGNHKVLIFSQFLGMLGLIRDRMQHLKIPYEYFDGSTSTVEREKAIQNFQNNDECRVFLISLKAGGVGLNLTAADYVYIVDPWWNPAVEQQAIDRTHRIGQTKNIFAYRMICKDTVEEKILQLQERKKSLVKEIISDDSGFVKKLTKEDVLYLFS